In one Pseudomonas tensinigenes genomic region, the following are encoded:
- a CDS encoding pilus assembly protein, which produces MSQSLSQTFLAITRNSTDLEWLQGALAPLGQVVSAGGGSLDELLALVDVTFANLVFVGLDREHVVAQSALIEGALEAKPMLAIVALGDGMDNQLVLNAMRAGARDFVAYGSRSSEVAGLVRRLSKRLPPVAPNTQLGGLTVMYGVQSSSDGALLANHMALVVQKSGQQTLLLDLGLPRGDSLALLGLESSFHFGDALRHLRRLDATLIDSAFTSAEAGLRILAYASNDEPLENTSAAELYMLLSALRQHFQHIVVNLTGQTDSEALRTFVSHCDKLLWYTDQNVLNCRRNLAVLNLWREKGMKLDHGRLLIDRYLSNVAPDSDTLGKTFNLEVIATLALTPEVRLNAKNQGVSLFELAPREKLTQSLRALGERLAKRSEGLAKPKVTWFDRLRGTS; this is translated from the coding sequence ATGAGCCAGAGCCTGAGCCAGACCTTTCTCGCCATCACCCGCAACAGCACCGATCTGGAGTGGCTGCAAGGCGCACTCGCACCGTTGGGCCAAGTGGTCAGCGCCGGTGGCGGCAGCCTTGATGAACTGCTGGCGCTGGTGGACGTGACCTTTGCCAATCTGGTGTTCGTCGGCCTTGATCGCGAGCACGTGGTCGCCCAGAGCGCGTTGATCGAAGGCGCGCTGGAGGCCAAACCGATGCTGGCGATCGTGGCCCTCGGCGACGGCATGGACAATCAGTTGGTGCTCAACGCGATGCGCGCCGGCGCCCGGGATTTTGTCGCTTACGGTTCACGCTCCAGTGAAGTCGCCGGGCTGGTGCGGCGCTTGAGCAAACGCCTGCCGCCCGTGGCACCGAACACGCAACTGGGCGGCCTCACGGTGATGTATGGCGTGCAGAGCAGTTCCGACGGCGCACTGCTGGCCAATCACATGGCGTTGGTGGTGCAAAAAAGCGGTCAGCAAACCTTGTTGCTTGATCTCGGTTTGCCGCGCGGTGACAGCCTCGCCCTGCTCGGGCTGGAGAGTTCGTTCCACTTCGGCGATGCCTTGCGCCACTTGCGCAGGCTCGACGCCACGTTGATCGACAGCGCCTTCACCAGTGCCGAAGCCGGCCTGCGGATTCTCGCCTACGCCAGCAACGACGAGCCGCTGGAAAACACCAGCGCTGCCGAGCTGTACATGTTGCTCAGCGCCTTGCGCCAGCACTTCCAGCACATCGTCGTGAACCTCACCGGGCAGACCGACAGCGAAGCCTTGCGCACCTTTGTCAGCCACTGCGACAAGTTGCTCTGGTACACCGATCAGAATGTGCTCAACTGCCGACGCAACCTTGCCGTGCTCAATCTGTGGCGCGAAAAAGGCATGAAGCTCGACCACGGACGCCTGCTGATCGACCGCTACTTGAGCAACGTCGCGCCCGATTCGGACACCCTCGGCAAGACCTTCAACCTGGAAGTGATTGCCACGCTGGCCCTCACCCCGGAAGTTCGTCTGAACGCGAAAAACCAGGGCGTCAGCCTGTTCGAACTGGCCCCGCGAGAAAAACTCACGCAGAGCCTGCGCGCCCTCGGCGAACGTCTGGCGAAACGTTCCGAAGGCCTGGCCAAGCCCAAAGTGACCTGGTTCGACCGCTTGCGAGGCACCTCATGA
- a CDS encoding type II secretion system F family protein codes for MLGPIILIVICLTLLGLSIRLFLQGLRKTATEKVLNRLAAGQPQLAPDKPVWVGLERMFLRAGLGRPTERFGLWLSLWALAMALGFFLADWVGLLLMIFVPPLALRLYIAVLYQRRVKRMIEQLPQLLDHTVRSLKSGRTLSDAVMGGIEASEDPLKKAMGRVQRNVQLGVSLPDAVSDFAELYEQDELRMFALGLKVNHRYGGNASELLENLIKLIRERDQGARQLRALTGETRMTAWVLGSLPLLLVSYFMLTNPGYMLGMWNDASGQKMLISAAVLQVFGSLALWRMLRSV; via the coding sequence ATGCTGGGACCGATCATTCTCATTGTTATCTGCCTGACGCTGCTGGGGCTGTCGATCCGTCTGTTCCTGCAAGGCCTGCGCAAGACCGCCACGGAAAAAGTCCTCAACCGTCTCGCCGCCGGACAGCCGCAACTGGCGCCGGACAAACCTGTGTGGGTCGGACTGGAGCGGATGTTTCTGCGTGCCGGACTGGGCCGCCCGACCGAGCGTTTCGGCCTGTGGCTGAGTCTGTGGGCGCTGGCGATGGCGCTGGGGTTTTTTCTCGCCGACTGGGTCGGCCTGCTGCTGATGATCTTCGTACCGCCACTGGCGCTGCGGCTGTACATCGCCGTGCTCTACCAGCGCCGGGTCAAACGGATGATCGAGCAACTGCCGCAGTTGCTTGACCACACCGTGCGCAGCCTGAAGTCCGGGCGCACCCTGAGCGACGCAGTCATGGGCGGCATTGAAGCCAGTGAAGATCCGCTGAAAAAAGCCATGGGCCGGGTCCAGCGCAACGTGCAACTGGGGGTGAGCCTGCCCGACGCGGTCAGCGACTTTGCCGAACTTTATGAACAGGACGAACTGCGCATGTTCGCCCTCGGCCTCAAGGTCAATCATCGCTACGGCGGCAACGCCAGCGAGCTGCTGGAGAACCTGATCAAACTGATCCGCGAACGCGACCAAGGCGCGCGGCAACTGCGTGCGCTCACCGGCGAAACACGCATGACCGCGTGGGTGCTCGGTTCGTTGCCGCTGCTGCTGGTGAGTTACTTCATGCTGACCAACCCCGGCTACATGCTCGGGATGTGGAACGACGCGAGCGGGCAGAAAATGCTGATCAGCGCTGCCGTGTTGCAAGTGTTCGGCAGCCTGGCGCTGTGGCGCATGTTACGGAGCGTCTGA
- the cpaB gene encoding Flp pilus assembly protein CpaB, whose translation MNSRVTMGLAAILMLGAIFVGYWGLVLSRQPAPVAEAPVAPAVTVEKTVAIAEDQARQPVVVLLHDVPPFTALTAADVAVEKLRSAPAGSLSNVDQAIGRTPWRHLSAGTWLNDESFSAGGSLARMIHSDERALTVAVDEVIGAAGQLIPGDYVDVLLYLRQDSSNLEQSAQIVLPAMRVLGVGDQYGLTNDGQPASPALSAEEKLKQDQRRIAARTVVLAVPEQLLSRLMLATQVGTLRLAVRSSEEQRLAKYWAGETQAPEHLSSANSQLFQFTQLALGAGPKAPAGGGSGAAPRPAVEIIRGNQITQQNP comes from the coding sequence ATGAACAGTCGCGTCACCATGGGCCTTGCAGCCATCCTTATGCTTGGAGCGATCTTTGTCGGTTACTGGGGACTGGTGCTCAGTCGTCAACCGGCACCCGTCGCCGAGGCCCCCGTTGCCCCAGCCGTCACCGTTGAAAAAACTGTCGCGATCGCCGAAGACCAGGCCCGCCAACCGGTGGTGGTACTGCTGCACGACGTGCCACCCTTTACCGCGCTGACCGCTGCCGATGTCGCGGTGGAAAAACTGCGCAGTGCACCGGCCGGCAGCTTGAGCAACGTCGATCAGGCCATCGGCCGCACACCCTGGCGGCACCTCAGCGCCGGCACTTGGCTGAACGATGAAAGCTTCAGCGCCGGCGGCTCACTGGCACGCATGATTCACAGCGATGAACGCGCCCTCACCGTGGCCGTCGACGAAGTGATCGGCGCGGCCGGGCAACTGATCCCCGGGGATTACGTCGATGTCTTGCTCTACCTGCGCCAGGATTCCAGCAACCTCGAACAGTCGGCACAGATCGTTTTGCCGGCCATGCGCGTGCTGGGTGTCGGTGACCAGTACGGCCTGACCAACGACGGCCAACCCGCCTCGCCGGCCCTGAGCGCCGAGGAAAAACTCAAACAGGATCAACGCCGCATCGCCGCGCGCACCGTGGTGCTGGCGGTGCCCGAACAACTGCTCAGCCGACTGATGCTGGCAACGCAAGTCGGCACCTTGCGTCTGGCCGTACGCAGCAGTGAAGAACAACGCCTGGCCAAATACTGGGCCGGCGAAACTCAGGCGCCGGAGCATCTGAGCAGCGCCAACAGCCAACTCTTCCAGTTCACCCAACTGGCCTTGGGCGCTGGACCGAAAGCGCCTGCCGGCGGCGGTTCCGGCGCGGCCCCGAGGCCTGCCGTGGAAATCATTCGCGGCAACCAGATCACCCAACAAAACCCATGA
- a CDS encoding response regulator gives MNASSPHRQQLLLVDDEEDALLELAELLEGEGFVCHAATSVKLALHHLTRHPDIALVITDLRMPEESGMSLIKRLREHTSRQHLPVIVMSGHADMEDVSDLLRLQVVDLFRKPIYYVRLLETLDNLFPKPKVQVG, from the coding sequence ATGAACGCGTCTTCGCCGCACCGCCAACAGTTGCTTCTGGTTGACGATGAAGAGGACGCGTTGCTGGAACTGGCGGAGTTGCTGGAGGGTGAGGGGTTTGTCTGTCATGCGGCGACGTCGGTGAAGCTGGCGTTGCATCATCTGACTCGCCATCCCGATATCGCGCTGGTGATTACTGATTTGCGTATGCCGGAGGAGTCCGGGATGTCGTTGATCAAGCGGTTGCGTGAGCATACTTCTCGGCAGCATTTGCCGGTGATTGTGATGTCGGGGCATGCGGATATGGAAGACGTCAGTGATCTGTTGCGGTTGCAGGTGGTGGATCTGTTTCGCAAGCCGATTTATTACGTCAGGTTGTTGGAGACTCTGGATAATTTGTTTCCCAAGCCTAAGGTTCAGGTTGGCTGA
- a CDS encoding CpaF family protein, translated as MSAEKLFGAAPRSGVGNSDHEGLKLVLHRYIIDALEESGKNLLEGSRQQLAQFVTDKVAEYIARLHLAISRYEMERLAEEIVDELTGFGPLEVLLRDQSVTEILVNGPHRVFIERDGVLHQSDLRFIDAHHVERVMQRILAPLGRRLDESSPMVDARLPDGSRVNAIIPPIALDGPCLSIRKFRKDMLKSSDLMAMQTIDLSIFEFFQNAVGKRCNILISGGTGTGKTTLLNILSQLINPHERLVTIEDVAELQLGHPHVVRLETRPPNAEGHGEVKASDLIRNALRMRPDRIILGEIRGVEVVDVLTAMNTGHDGSMSTVHANNAQDALLRLETLVGLTGRSIAERTLRQMICAALDVIIQLTRMPDGRRCVSEVVEVVGIREDVYVTNTLFRLDRRSGFGFLREAVNPAGDKLRHEAHLG; from the coding sequence ATGAGCGCAGAAAAACTCTTCGGTGCGGCGCCCCGCAGTGGCGTCGGCAACAGCGATCACGAAGGCCTGAAACTGGTCCTGCATCGCTACATCATCGACGCCCTCGAAGAGTCGGGGAAAAACCTGCTGGAAGGTTCACGCCAGCAACTCGCGCAATTTGTCACCGACAAAGTCGCCGAATACATCGCGCGTTTGCACTTGGCGATATCGCGCTACGAAATGGAGCGGCTGGCCGAAGAGATCGTCGACGAGCTCACCGGTTTCGGCCCGCTGGAAGTGCTGCTGCGCGATCAGTCGGTGACCGAAATTCTGGTCAACGGCCCGCACCGGGTGTTCATCGAACGCGACGGTGTGCTGCACCAGAGTGACCTGCGTTTTATCGATGCGCATCACGTCGAACGCGTGATGCAGCGCATCCTCGCGCCGCTCGGTCGGCGCCTCGACGAGTCTTCGCCGATGGTCGATGCACGCCTCCCGGATGGCAGTCGGGTCAACGCGATCATTCCGCCGATTGCCCTCGACGGCCCATGCCTGTCGATCCGTAAATTTCGCAAGGACATGCTCAAGAGCAGCGACCTGATGGCCATGCAAACCATCGACCTGTCGATCTTCGAGTTTTTCCAGAATGCCGTCGGCAAGCGCTGCAACATCCTGATCAGTGGCGGCACGGGCACCGGCAAAACCACGCTGCTGAATATTCTCAGCCAGTTGATCAACCCGCACGAGCGTCTGGTGACCATCGAAGACGTCGCCGAATTGCAACTCGGCCACCCACACGTGGTGCGCCTGGAGACCCGTCCGCCGAATGCCGAAGGCCACGGTGAAGTGAAGGCCAGCGACCTGATTCGCAACGCCCTGCGGATGCGCCCAGACCGAATCATCCTCGGCGAGATTCGTGGCGTCGAAGTGGTCGACGTCCTCACCGCGATGAACACCGGTCACGACGGCTCGATGAGCACCGTACACGCCAACAACGCCCAGGATGCCTTGCTGCGTCTGGAAACACTGGTCGGCCTGACCGGCCGCTCCATCGCCGAACGCACCCTGCGCCAGATGATCTGCGCCGCCCTCGACGTGATCATCCAGTTGACGCGCATGCCTGACGGGCGCCGCTGCGTCAGCGAGGTCGTGGAAGTGGTCGGCATTCGCGAAGATGTCTACGTCACCAACACCCTGTTCCGCCTCGACCGCCGCAGCGGTTTCGGCTTCCTGCGCGAAGCCGTCAATCCGGCCGGCGACAAGCTGCGCCACGAGGCCCATCTGGGCTGA
- a CDS encoding ShlB/FhaC/HecB family hemolysin secretion/activation protein, translated as MRVMASLLFLSLSSAALADTLPSFLNSNETIRNLPVPNLPADAYRPSATPVQVPDAGAAAAQPLLMETKINLQTVQIEGGTLYPLNELAEIYKPLIGRQATLAELIEATRNITRRYQQDGYLLSYAFLPQQNFNDGVARVVLVEGYVRDIQIEGDVGRVRALLDKLAAKIQAERPLTRKTFERYTTLMTRIPGVTIQAQVPPPGTTDGATTLVAQASRKPFTSTLSTTEDNRNGTQALLGVSSNSQTSMGEQLTLSGLFPPGDDHEHYYRLDYNQFLNDEGAQLALSASRYRADPSTEVLIDGGGRLSTHRENDRYSIGFTLPLIAASNELLTAGSRLYAVDDKTRYNGINFPFSTEFRTDVRALAFEGDWRKADARQLRILSGGVYQGFDSLGAHTNYDDIDLDFFRVRLSGVQSNKFLDNWQGVLSAALYWSDDTLPDSERAVFGGQNFGRGYPDDQASGDKGWGVAYEVNYSFNRDGNWVRILQPYVVLDRSRSWFNELPVKANNLSSAAIGLRFGDAKYYNIALEAAKAMSDEALDTFNRKPRYSISFSYQL; from the coding sequence ATGCGCGTAATGGCATCCCTGCTGTTCCTCAGTCTCAGTTCCGCCGCCCTCGCCGACACCCTGCCCAGCTTTCTCAACAGCAACGAAACCATCCGCAACCTGCCGGTGCCGAACCTGCCCGCCGACGCCTATCGCCCGAGCGCCACGCCCGTGCAAGTGCCTGACGCTGGTGCCGCCGCTGCGCAACCGCTGTTGATGGAGACCAAGATCAATTTGCAAACCGTGCAGATCGAAGGCGGAACCCTCTACCCGCTCAACGAGCTCGCCGAAATCTACAAACCCCTGATCGGCCGCCAAGCCACCCTCGCCGAACTGATCGAAGCCACGCGCAACATCACTCGACGCTATCAGCAGGACGGTTACCTGCTGTCCTACGCGTTCTTGCCGCAGCAAAATTTCAATGACGGCGTAGCACGCGTGGTGCTGGTAGAAGGCTACGTTCGCGATATCCAGATCGAGGGTGATGTCGGCCGGGTCAGAGCGCTGCTCGACAAACTGGCGGCGAAGATCCAGGCCGAACGGCCGCTGACCCGCAAGACGTTCGAGCGCTACACCACGCTGATGACACGCATCCCCGGCGTGACGATCCAGGCCCAGGTGCCACCGCCCGGCACTACCGACGGTGCGACAACGCTGGTCGCCCAGGCCAGTCGCAAACCCTTCACCAGCACGCTGAGCACCACCGAAGACAACCGCAACGGCACCCAGGCCCTGCTCGGCGTCAGTAGCAATTCGCAAACCTCGATGGGCGAACAACTGACCCTCAGCGGTCTGTTTCCACCGGGTGACGATCATGAGCATTACTACCGCCTCGACTACAACCAGTTCCTCAATGACGAGGGCGCGCAACTGGCGCTGTCTGCTTCACGTTACCGCGCCGATCCCAGCACCGAAGTGCTCATCGACGGCGGTGGTCGACTCAGCACCCATCGAGAAAACGACCGCTACTCCATCGGGTTCACCCTGCCGTTGATTGCCGCCTCCAACGAATTGCTGACCGCCGGCTCGCGCCTGTACGCAGTCGATGACAAGACCCGCTACAACGGCATCAACTTCCCGTTCAGCACCGAGTTCCGTACCGACGTACGCGCTCTGGCTTTCGAAGGCGACTGGCGCAAAGCCGATGCCCGGCAACTGCGTATTCTCAGTGGCGGCGTGTATCAGGGTTTCGACAGCCTGGGCGCGCATACCAACTACGACGACATCGACCTCGATTTCTTCCGCGTACGCCTGTCCGGGGTGCAGAGCAACAAGTTCCTCGACAACTGGCAAGGCGTGCTTTCGGCCGCGCTGTACTGGAGCGACGACACCCTGCCCGACAGCGAGCGCGCGGTGTTCGGCGGGCAGAATTTCGGTCGCGGTTATCCCGACGATCAAGCGTCCGGCGACAAGGGCTGGGGCGTGGCGTACGAGGTCAACTACAGCTTCAACCGCGACGGCAACTGGGTGCGCATCCTGCAACCGTATGTCGTACTCGATCGCTCGCGCAGCTGGTTCAATGAACTGCCGGTAAAGGCCAACAATCTGTCATCGGCAGCAATCGGGCTGCGGTTTGGCGATGCCAAGTACTACAACATTGCGCTGGAAGCGGCGAAGGCGATGTCGGATGAAGCACTGGACACGTTCAATCGCAAGCCCAGGTACAGCATCAGTTTCAGTTACCAATTGTAA
- a CDS encoding type II secretion system F family protein has protein sequence MVYLAALMLLLGALLLVVNHLLTERRRVRQVNQRLQGHLVRENRFGSWLRALGSSKFGQRSVSIDSETQTLLNRIGWRRANERALFAACQIGTPLLTLGLAIFLQEVFFPQADNRWIVPMLATGGGYLLPKRLLAYAATRRQKTIAVEVSTFIPLLRILFESGMAVEQALRVLSIEAQKLLPELTSELRLILTRVDSGLELGQELNKAAVMLAVDEFTDTCVILQQLIQQGGGAMKSLLALKQLLDDRRLTRLQEYISKMSAKMSVVMMLFLFPALLIVLAGPGFTAIARAFAN, from the coding sequence ATGGTCTACCTCGCCGCTCTCATGTTGCTGCTCGGCGCCCTGCTACTCGTGGTCAATCACTTGCTGACCGAACGGCGTCGGGTGCGTCAGGTCAATCAGCGCTTGCAAGGGCATCTGGTACGTGAAAACCGCTTCGGCAGCTGGCTGCGCGCACTGGGCAGCAGCAAGTTCGGCCAGCGTTCGGTGAGCATCGACAGCGAAACCCAGACCCTGCTCAACCGCATCGGCTGGCGCCGCGCCAATGAACGCGCGCTGTTTGCGGCCTGCCAGATCGGCACGCCGCTGCTGACGTTGGGTTTGGCGATTTTTCTGCAAGAGGTGTTTTTCCCCCAGGCTGACAACCGCTGGATCGTGCCGATGCTCGCCACCGGCGGCGGCTATCTGCTGCCCAAACGTCTGCTGGCTTACGCAGCGACGCGGCGGCAGAAAACCATCGCGGTGGAGGTCTCGACGTTCATTCCACTGCTGCGCATCCTCTTCGAATCCGGCATGGCCGTCGAACAAGCCCTGCGCGTACTCAGCATTGAAGCGCAAAAGCTGCTGCCGGAACTGACCAGCGAACTGCGCCTGATCCTGACCCGTGTCGACTCTGGCCTGGAACTCGGCCAGGAGTTGAACAAAGCCGCGGTGATGCTCGCCGTCGACGAATTCACTGACACCTGCGTGATCCTCCAGCAACTGATTCAACAAGGCGGTGGCGCGATGAAGTCGCTGCTGGCGCTCAAGCAACTGCTGGATGACCGGCGCCTGACCCGCTTGCAGGAATACATCTCGAAAATGTCCGCGAAGATGTCGGTGGTGATGATGCTGTTTCTGTTTCCGGCACTGCTGATCGTCCTCGCCGGCCCGGGTTTCACCGCGATAGCCCGGGCATTCGCCAACTGA
- a CDS encoding tetratricopeptide repeat protein gives MKVLIVMASLLLLGGCATDGQAPWTALLSPSSCSKMTQEQELALNLADDLASDGKLHASLANLQSLPDNISEVRLRKAKVYRLLGRSEAEPLYRGLLGGCLTAEAEHGLGQLYAARGDNGQAQAHLQRAARLAPTDEKIRNDLGVVYLNQLRLNDARFEFLTAIELKQNNQLATLNMVTLLLYQNDWPQAAEIVSRAKLTPQQFTEAQQRAEKLKAPVKAKPATGNQVAAIAEPLPSSLK, from the coding sequence ATGAAAGTACTGATAGTCATGGCAAGTCTGTTGCTGCTCGGCGGTTGCGCCACCGACGGCCAAGCACCGTGGACGGCGCTGCTGTCACCGAGCAGTTGCAGCAAAATGACCCAGGAGCAGGAGCTGGCCCTGAACCTCGCGGACGACCTGGCCAGCGACGGCAAACTGCACGCCAGCCTGGCCAACCTGCAAAGCCTGCCAGACAACATCAGCGAAGTTCGCCTGCGCAAAGCCAAGGTCTATCGCCTGCTCGGCCGCAGCGAAGCCGAGCCGCTGTACCGCGGCCTGCTTGGCGGCTGCCTGACCGCCGAAGCCGAACACGGCCTCGGCCAACTCTACGCCGCCCGCGGCGACAACGGCCAGGCCCAGGCCCACCTGCAACGCGCCGCCCGCCTGGCCCCCACCGACGAGAAAATCCGCAACGACCTCGGCGTGGTCTACCTCAACCAACTGCGCCTCAACGACGCACGCTTCGAGTTCCTCACCGCCATCGAACTCAAGCAGAACAACCAACTGGCAACCCTGAACATGGTCACCCTGCTGCTGTACCAGAACGACTGGCCACAAGCCGCCGAAATCGTCAGCCGCGCCAAACTGACCCCGCAACAATTCACCGAAGCCCAGCAACGCGCAGAAAAACTCAAAGCCCCGGTAAAGGCCAAACCCGCCACTGGCAATCAAGTGGCCGCCATCGCTGAGCCGTTGCCGTCATCGCTCAAATAA
- a CDS encoding Flp family type IVb pilin, whose protein sequence is MTFDYLMSRARVFIKNEEGASAIEYAIVVAMVAVVVVAFVTPLGDRVLAIFNNILTSLDGTVVTRPTP, encoded by the coding sequence ATGACTTTCGACTATCTAATGTCCAGAGCCCGGGTGTTCATCAAGAACGAAGAAGGGGCTTCGGCGATCGAGTACGCCATTGTGGTGGCGATGGTCGCCGTCGTGGTTGTGGCATTCGTAACCCCTCTTGGCGATAGGGTGCTGGCGATCTTCAATAATATTTTGACGTCTCTTGATGGTACGGTTGTGACACGGCCGACGCCTTGA
- a CDS encoding type II and III secretion system protein family protein — protein sequence MQSRSRPTFKPMLRALLLMGLSMDAALAAVGNCSALGRMPPVIEIGEGFQQDVQSPVAITRLAIGDPKIADVHANGSSSFLLTGVAPGATSLMVWTSCSSEPRQSMVFVQGAATAAMTATLPSDDPSLPSQVQTDIRFVEVSRTKLKEATASLIGTRGNFLFGSPGTLPPIDGVPQPRLPVDNSLFNFSWVGGKTMAIINALETSGFAYTLARPSLVALNGQSASFLAGGEIPIPVPSSGSDSVSIEYKEFGIRLTLTPTIIGRDRIALKVAPEVSELDFSNAVQIAGTTVPALTIRRTDTSVSLGDGESFVISGLISTTNSSQVNKFPGLGDIPVLGAFFKGSQIKREERELLMIVTPHLVQPLAADAQLPSLPGEKLRNYDPNFYRMFFLENGNFDKRSGLSQ from the coding sequence ATGCAGAGTCGTTCCAGGCCGACATTCAAACCCATGCTGCGCGCCCTGCTACTGATGGGCCTGTCGATGGACGCCGCGTTGGCGGCGGTCGGCAACTGTTCGGCACTGGGGCGCATGCCGCCGGTGATCGAAATCGGCGAAGGCTTTCAGCAGGATGTGCAATCGCCAGTGGCGATCACCCGTCTGGCGATTGGCGATCCGAAAATCGCCGACGTGCACGCCAACGGCAGTTCGTCCTTTCTGCTCACCGGTGTTGCGCCCGGCGCCACCAGCCTGATGGTCTGGACCTCGTGTTCAAGCGAGCCGCGCCAAAGCATGGTCTTTGTTCAGGGCGCCGCCACTGCCGCCATGACCGCCACCCTACCCTCGGATGACCCGAGCCTGCCGTCGCAAGTGCAGACCGACATCCGTTTCGTCGAAGTCAGCCGCACCAAACTCAAGGAAGCCACCGCCTCATTGATCGGCACGCGCGGTAACTTTCTGTTCGGCTCGCCCGGCACCCTGCCGCCGATTGACGGGGTGCCGCAGCCACGCCTGCCGGTGGACAACTCGCTGTTCAACTTCTCGTGGGTCGGCGGCAAGACCATGGCGATCATCAATGCGCTGGAAACCAGCGGCTTCGCCTATACCCTCGCGCGGCCCAGTCTGGTGGCACTGAACGGGCAGAGCGCAAGCTTTCTGGCCGGCGGTGAAATCCCGATTCCGGTGCCCAGTTCCGGCAGTGACAGCGTGTCGATCGAATACAAGGAATTCGGTATCCGCCTGACCCTGACGCCAACCATCATCGGCCGCGATCGCATCGCGTTGAAGGTCGCCCCGGAAGTCAGCGAACTGGACTTCAGCAATGCCGTGCAGATCGCCGGCACCACTGTGCCGGCCCTGACCATCCGCCGCACCGACACCAGCGTGTCACTGGGCGATGGCGAAAGCTTCGTCATCAGTGGCTTGATCAGCACCACCAACAGCTCGCAAGTGAACAAGTTTCCCGGCCTCGGCGACATCCCGGTGCTCGGCGCCTTTTTCAAAGGCTCGCAGATCAAGCGCGAAGAACGCGAACTGCTGATGATCGTCACCCCGCATCTGGTCCAGCCACTGGCCGCCGATGCGCAACTGCCGTCGTTACCGGGCGAAAAACTGCGTAATTACGATCCGAATTTCTACCGCATGTTCTTCCTTGAAAACGGCAACTTCGACAAGCGCAGCGGGTTATCGCAATGA